In Uranotaenia lowii strain MFRU-FL chromosome 2, ASM2978415v1, whole genome shotgun sequence, one genomic interval encodes:
- the LOC129742993 gene encoding LOW QUALITY PROTEIN: keratin-associated protein 16-1-like (The sequence of the model RefSeq protein was modified relative to this genomic sequence to represent the inferred CDS: substituted 2 bases at 2 genomic stop codons), which yields MCDPCCAPCDPCYPCYPCSPRSASYLCWWKRPLIVFDSTDTVHYSWNLRRKEPNIPDIRYEEMYCRGKRLYTSKLFIIHQVHNFLIRFPKGPCPPPCVPGSLCDPCVPKTYTAHDLNCMPQCRSVCPPVICGPRYITVQQPPRVVAQRKIMNCCRTVVDKHVVPRNKTIVEPKIIYQPRTYVEPCIIYRKRVVPDPKILYYKRIVPDPKIVCTPRTIVEPKEICTTMVCQPKPQIVQIPPPTNYCCVPTCTEFTKPPKCSPCDPTCGTLKRCXVQXRLRNSERAEVPARTCKSRELRGGILIANCECLKRNGLQHDCPRTECQGKPCCLTKPEATCCPSTWARRFRNVTMGNKSNPVCPKNCRVSTVGSGCNPCGVDCCTPPPCGPCGPCGPCGPCPPCGPCPPCGPCGPCGPVCDPSCPTVGDPCGCIPQGDCGPVGLPTPNCMPCYNPCTPSVPPPCGDLCAPYPACGPCC from the exons ATGTGTGATCCGTGCTGTGCCCCCTGCGATCCCTGCTATCCGTGCTATCCTTGC TCACCCCGTTCCGCTTCCTACCTTTGCTGGTGGAAACGCCCCCTGATCGTATTCGATAGCACTGACACGGTGCACTATAGCTGGAATCTACGTCGCAAGGAACCCAATATTCCGGATATCCGTTACGAAGAAATGTACTGTCGCGGAAAGC GCTTGTATACTTCAAAGCTTTTCATCATCCACCAAGTGCACAACTTCCTTATCCGATTCCCAAAGGGTCCCTGTCCTCCGCCATGCGTACCCGGAAGCCTCTGCGATCCCTGCGTTCCGAAAACCTACACGGCCCATGACCTGAACTGTATGCCCCAATGCCGATCGGTTTGTCCCCCGGTCATCTGCGGTCCCCGATACATCACAGTCCAGCAACCGCCAAGAGTCGTAGCCCAGCGGAAGATCATGAACTGTTGCCGCACCGTAGTGGATAAGCACGTAGTCCCGCGGAACAAAACCATCGTGGAGCCCAAAATCATCTACCAGCCTAGGACTTACGTGGAACCCTGCATCATCTACCGGAAGCGGGTGGTTCCAGATCCCAAGATCTTGTACTACAAACGCATTGTCCCGGATCCCAAGATCGTCTGTACCCCCAGGACCATTGTCGAACCCAAGGAAATTTGCACTACGATGGTTTGCCAACCGAAACCGCAGATCGTCCAGATTCCTCCGCCAACAAACTACTGCTGCGTGCCTACTTGTACCGAGTTCACTAAACCTCCTAAATGCTCCCCGTGTGATCCAACTTGCGGAACACTCAAACGATGCTAGGTGCAATAACGGCTGAGGAACTCCGAAAGAGCAGAG GTACCGGCCCGAACCTGCAAAAGCCGTGAACTCCGGGGAGGAATTCTCATTGCCAACTGCGAGTGCCTGAAGCGAAATGGTCTTCAGCATGATTGTCCCCGCACAGAATGTCAA GGTAAACCATGCTGCCTGACCAAACCGGAAGCCACTTGTTGTCCGAGTACCTGGGCCCGCCGATTCCGGAACGTCACCATGGGCAACAAAAGCAATCCGGTGTGTCCCAAAAACTGCCGCGTTTCGACGGTGGGCAGCGGTTGTAATCCATGTGGCGTTGATTGCTGTACCCCGCCGCCTTGTGGACCTTGTGGCCCGTGCGGACCTTGTGGACCTTGCCCACCTTGTGGACCCTGCCCTCCGTGTGGTCCTTGCGGTCCCTGTGGCCCGGTTTGTGACCCAAGCTGCCCTACCGTCGGGGACCCGTGTGGCTGTATTCCTCAGGGTGACTGTGGACCAGTTGGACTTCCTACGCCGAACTGTATGCCTTGCT ATAATCCTTGCACTCCGAGTGTTCCTCCCCCTTGCGGTGATTTGTGTGCGCCGTACCCGGCCTGTGGACCCTGCTGTTAG
- the LOC129742992 gene encoding uncharacterized protein K02A2.6-like yields the protein MDATTSEVSEEKDQMIRNVPVDDAIVNCRVGSSEPISFLVDSGADVNVIGGNDWKCLESEYNVGSAVLKIIHQLDFPELRAYATKCPMKIKTAFEAVIEVIGAEKPVIKATFLVIPEGNRSLLGRDTSSKMKLLKVGLSVNVCSSKSNTAVFPKMPGVKVKFTIDESVLPVKNAYFNVPAAFREAARQRLSEMEARGIIERVLTAPTWISGMSAIPKGKEDFRLVVNMRAPNKAIKREYFRLPLINEMRTKLHGAQYFAKLDLTSAYYHLELAKESRDLTTFLSENGMYRFTRLMFGVNCAPEIFQREMSRIFEGLEGIIIYIDDILVFADTIKDLRLKVAQVLGILKANNLTVNQEKCEFDKQRITFLGHLLDKHGFHIDESKINHVRKFREPKSASELRSFLGLASFVSAYIKNFADITSPLWSVANEKTWSWGPVHSKAFEQIKKNIVESTVALGYFCEVDKTILYTDASPIALGAVLVQESAEGERRIISFGSKALTPTEKRYAQHQREALAAVWAVEHFSYFLLGRHFTLKTDAKGVSFILNRSREDSKRALTRADGWALRLSPYSYEVEFVKGRENIADPSSRLYVGTDEPFSEESNPWELAVLETSNPQFLTNDEISKETSRDETLAGVLEALKSDIWSTRLRRFDLVKAELYEKNGLLYKGGCVVIPKCLQEKTLNIAHSGHPSAAKLKSILRERVWWPGIPSDAENWVNGCKVCAANGRPEKPTPMKRIPAPKNVWETIGIDFNGPYAHFGGIYILVVVDYRSRFLIAKVVKSTNFDQTKKVLDDIFGRDGFPDCIKSDNGPPFNGAEYKLYCRERGIQTVYSTPLFPQQNGMVENYMKLINKAMSAAIVSKTNFHHELQAAVESHNAAKHRVTKLSPEEVMLRRKVKRGLPLMNRGVIHVDDQLLDKVDYESKLKAKQREDIRRGARQCSIKPGDHVIVERLKKTKGDTRFSLKRFTVLSEDNGKLRLTDETGNIMDRHVSQTKKVHNWRDEESEPSNSECLKESVVEPLQRPVRDRKKPSHLRDYVDTIERKDLQM from the exons ATGGATGCAACTACAAGCGAGGTATCGGAGGAAAAGGATCAG ATGATAAGAAATGTGCCAGTAGACGACGCGATTGTCAATTGTCGTGTTGGATCATCTGAACCAATTTCGTTTTTAGTCGATTCTGGAGCGGATGTAAACGTCATTGGGGGTAACGATTGGAAATGTTTGGAATCAGAATATAATGTAGGATCagctgttttaaaaataatccaccAATTAGATTTTCCCGAGTTGAGAGCTTACGCAACCAAGTGtcctatgaaaataaaaactgcgTTTGAGGCTGTAATAGAAGTAATTGGAGCTGAGAAACCGGTCATCAAGGCAACATTTCTAGTCATACCGGAAGGCAATCGATCCTTGTTGGGGAGAGATACATCAAGTAAGATGAAACTTCTCAAAGTTGGTCTTTCCGTAAATGTCTGCTCATCAAAAAGCAATACTGCTGTTTTCCCGAAAATGCCAGGGGTGAAAGTCAAATTCACTATTGACGAAAGCGTCCTTCCAGTTAAAAATGCATATTTCAATGTCCCGGCTGCCTTTCGGGAGGCTGCAAGGCAAAGGTTGTCCGAAATGGAGGCTCGGGGGATTATAGAGAGGGTATTAACGGCCCCCACATGGATTAGTGGCATGTCGGCAATTCCAAAAGGAAAGGAGGATTTCCGATTGGTAGTGAATATGAGAGCGCCGAACAAGGCCATCAAACGAGAGTATTTTCGACTGCCTCTTATAAACGAAATGAGAACGAAACTTCACGGTGCCCAGTACTTTGCCAAACTTGATTTGACAAGTGCTTACTACCATCTCGAGTTAGCCAAAGAATCTAGGGACCTGACAACCTTCCTTTCCGAAAACGGAATGTACCGTTTTACCCGATTGATGTTCGGGGTAAACTGCGCCCCAGAGATATTTCAAAGAGAAATGTCTCGCATTTTCGAAGGATTAGAAGGGATTATAATTTATATAGACGATATCCTCGTGTTTGCGGATACGATCAAAGATTTGAGACTTAAAGTAGCTCAAGTTCTAGGCATACTGAAGGCTAATAACTTGACGGTCAACCAGGAGAAATGCGAATTTGATAAGCAACGCATAACATTCTTAGGGCATCTATTAGATAAACATGGGTTTCACATAGATGAATCGAAAATCAACCATGTTCGCAAATTCAGAGAACCCAAATCAGCATCTGAACTACGCAGTTTTTTAGGACTAGCTTCCTTTGTAAGTGCCTACATTAAGAATTTCGCGGATATTACAAGCCCTCTCTGGTCGGTGGCAAACGAAAAGACTTGGAGTTGGGGCCCTGTACATAGTAAGGCTTTCGAACAGATAAAAAAGAATATCGTTGAGTCCACAGTAGCCTTAGGCTACTTTTGTGAAGTAGACAAGACCATACTATATACCGATGCGTCCCCTATCGCACTGGGAGCGGTCTTGGTCCAGGAATCCGCTGAAGGAGAGAGGAGAATTATAAGTTTTGGATCGAAAGCATTAACCCCAACGGAAAAGAGATATGCTCAGCATCAGCGGGAAGCCCTAGCAGCAGTATGGGCAGttgaacatttttcttatttcctaTTAGGACGTCATTTCACATTAAAGACAGATGCAAAGGGGGTGAGCTTTATTTTGAATCGATCGAGAGAGGACTCGAAAAGGGCGTTAACCCGAGCCGACGGATGGGCATTAAGATTAAGTCCTTACAGCTATGAGGTTGAATTCGTGAAAGGTAGAGAAAACATTGCTGACCCTTCGTCAAGGTTGTACGTAGGAACTGATGAACCATTTAGCGAGGAATCGAACCCCTGGGAGTTGGCCGTGCTTGAAACAAGTAACCCGCAATTTTTGACGAACGacgaaatttccaaagaaaCTTCCCGTGATGAAACATTGGCTGGCGTCCTAGAAGCACTGAAATCAGACATTTGGTCAACACGACTACGAAGGTTTGATCTGGTGAAGGCCGAACTTTACGAGAAAAATGGACTCTTATACAAAGGAGGCTGCGTTGTAATTCCTAAATGCCTCCAAGAAAAAACGCTGAATATCGCTCACAGTGGACACCCATCCGCTGCCAAACTAAAATCAATTCTCAGAGAACGAGTATGGTGGCCGGGTATTCCTTCGGATGCCGAGAACTGGGTAAATGGATGCAAAGTATGCGCCGCCAATGGTAGGCCTGAGAAACCAACGCCGATGAAACGTATTCCCGCACCCAAAAACGTTTGGGAAACTATTGGAATTGACTTTAATGGCCCCTACGCTCACTTTGGAGGAATTTACATTCTAGTAGTGGTTGACTACAGATCTAGATTTCTCATAGCAAAAGTAGTAAAATCTACAAACTTCGACCAGACTAAGAAAGTACTTGACGACATATTCGGTAGAGACGGATTTCCAGATTGTATTAAGAGTGACAATGGGCCACCGTTCAACGGTGCGGAATATAAGTTGTATTGTAGAGAAAGAGGGATACAAACTGTATATTCAACACCTCTTTTTCCACAGCAGAATGGTATGGTCGAGAACTATATGAAACTTATAAACAAAGCTATGTCTGCTGCTATCGTGTCAAAGACAAATTTCCACCACGAGCTGCAAGCGGCTGTGGAATCTCACAATGCAGCCAAACACCGCGTTACCAAATTATCCCCAGAAGAGGTAATGCTACGCAGAAAAGTTAAACGAGGTCTACCTTTAATGAACAGAGGAGTAATTCACGTTGATGATCAACTGTTAGACAAAGTGGATTATGAATCAAAATTGAAGGCCAAACAGCGAGAAGATATTCGCCGTGGGGCAAGGCAGTGTAGCATAAAACCGGGCGATCACGTGATTGTTGAACGACTTAAGAAAACTAAGGGAGACACAAGATTCTCTCTTAAAAGATTTACCGTTTTAAGTGAGGATAACGGCAAACTTCGCCTGACAGACGAAACAGGAAACATAATGGATCGTCATGTTTCACAGACAAAGAAAGTCCACAACTGGAGAGACGAGGAAAGTGAGCCATCTAATAGTGAATGTCTGAAGGAGTCAGTCGTCGAGCCACTGCAGAGGCCCGTAAGAGACAGAAAGAAACCTTCGCACTTGCGGGATTATGTGGACACAATCGAGAGGAAAGATTTGCAAATGTGA